The sequence tcctttactttctcctccgttccccttttatgtgtttatttgtttattagttttgtttagaattatttaaaatccctactaagtcgcctaaatctattttacacaagtctttttaaaaaaaaataaaaaatcaaatcactatttcaacaaattaatcttttcagaagttaatcaaaagatgttttctaacagtccggataaccgcaagttagcggacgttttcggtgcctaacaccttcctaaaacgttaaaaCCGTTTATCtaaaatctctaacttaaaacgatttttctgtttggaatcgtttgaagtaactctctaaaggtttcttaattcattttcaaaattaagtggcgactcttctcaaaaaattaaaatttcttcGCAAAACACACGTTTTTCTGAATTCCATTGTATCCAATGTAACCattctactctctctctctttctctacatatatatatatataatatatatatatatataatatgctaACAATAAACTGACTTGAAGCCTCGAGAAAGATTCCCCAAAACTGCAATGGCGAAACCCTTTTCGTACCCCTCCCCTTGTAACgtcctttgattttattttgattattaataaaaataataaatccttccacttaaaattttattcttgtacaTAGCCTCAAGATTTAAGAAAACTATCAATTTAGTCCcttcctaaaaaaataatatttaaaaattacaaaatgggttaaaataagataaacatataaaataaatttgcAGGGTCATGCCGTTCTTGTGTTGTTGAATAAAGGAAGTTATATAtctattcaaaacaaaaacaagtAAAAACTCACTTATTTTTACAGAAAATGTTTGCTTTCCGTCGTACCAACCACGCACTAAAGGGAAATTGAACCCTAAATAGGTTATGCAATTTTTTcaagggtaacttacataaatccctgaatctttaagtgatattatataaaatcccgactattttattaattacattttatatcgattttttgaaatggtgatacatataaaaaagtgatatatttgaaactaacaagatatttttcgtttttaattttattctgctttttttagatttaattttaattgtgTTTTGATTCTGCTTTtagtctctttttttttaaaaatattattacttttgtttcttaCACTGACTATACCATTACCTTttattaataacatatgaatcacccaataattgaaataaataattatacctaccatatgaatcaccataataccatatatatgaatcacctaataattgaaataaataattgcatctatcatatgaatcaccataataccatagaTATAAATcactcaataattgaaataaataattgtattcaTCATATGAATtatcataataccatatatatcacccattaatattaTATCTATCgcccgttaaaatcatacaaaatgtatttATTGTATGAATCACTATAATACCCATAAAATGATATCATATGTaccattcatatgaatcaccattaaaagaataaacctatatgaataactaaataaatttatatatgtatcaatagatttttttaaaaaaattgggatgatttaattgttgatgtttaaggagatattttagggaaggaaatcttgaatgagttaatggtggagtaaaattAGGATGTgggttttcttgatatgtatcaagagcaaagttgaaaaatgaaattttatgtaaatttttaaaaagtaagggaTATTAGGTTAGTCTCTTAAGTAtgaaatttatgtaatttatcctttttttttcaaatggaaataaaattttggataCTAGAAATCATGAAGTCACAATTGGTGATCAAGATTGGGAATTTAGGAGCATTCAAACTGAAGAAATTGAATGAGaatgaaaatatggagaaaaaatTGGAGTTGGTGAACagaaataatttcatatttttcaattcaaaagttTGAGCTGAGGTAAGGAAGAAAATGTAGTATGAGTAGTTTAAGCTGCCATCAGCCTAAATGAATAACGACTAACCAGTGTAAATGATGTTAACTTGGTTTGAATTTGTTGAGTTAATTTTCGACACTTTGTTTTTGATATTATCAAATAAACAATGATATATTATCAGGATTCTCAGTTGttaagtaaaatattttaaactttaatataactttaaagaaaattacaATTCAGTCGTCAAGAAACAATATATATCGATAAACAACACTAACTATAAATTAGGAAATTCATATTACAATCCGAAATAGTTTCATAAAATGGCTGACTGAAGGAAAGAAGTGAAGATAGTACATTGAATCTTAATACAAACTTTCAGGTAAAAAATAATCGATATACATATTGCTTTTTTTTACTTGATAATTATATTGATGAAGGAGGGGTCTACTGTTGAGGAACACGAAAGTAGATTGGAATAGGATTGTGAGGTTCTGGAGAAGAGTCCCACACAGAGAAGGCGCTATTGGAATTCATCCATTTTCCAGTCATTTCTGGATAATGTCGATCAAGTACATCTTTCAAGCTTTCTGTTGTATTCACCCATTCAAGTCCTTTTTTTGTGTATGTCTCCTCGTTATAATTACTGGTGAAAAATTTGTCTGCCTCTAGCCTCCTGTAATTTTTCAAGTCAACTTTCTTTAGTAATTCTACAAATCATGATACTATGCATAAAagtcacacacacacatatatatatatttatataaatcaaaattgGCAGGTAAAAGATTGATGTAAAATTAGTAAACGGGTGATAAATTAACATATTCAAACTTAAAACTTAGATCAACTTGAACAGATAAGAGGGAGTTGTTCGGATGATAAGCACCCACTTTTAATTCTAAGCTTGTAAGTTCGAGTCAATAAATGAATTGTTCACGCACAGTTGACTTAAACTTAACCAGTTGAGCAGAATGAGTTATATATAAGCATGAATTAATTTTTCACTTTTCGTACGAACCTTGATGCCATGATTAGGAATATGAAAAAGGCAGTCTCCGAGATGGCAAAACCCTTAATCTTTTTCTCCGCAGACATTCCCACTAACAAATCCAATTCTTCTACATCATCACCATATACTTCTCGAAGCATTTTAATGGCTTCTTCATCATCAGTCAAATCTTCCCATTTGGAGATGGGAATTTGCAACATTCTCCTACGAAATTCATTGTATCTGGCAACACTCCTTTCTCTGTCCCTGTAAACTGTCACCCCAATATCACGATCAATTCACCACATGTAATGCATGTGTTACAtccacaaacaaaaaaaaaagaattgaaattctAGATACGTTCTCTTTGTGATTGTAGTGTAGAATAAACTTACTTTCTAGAGCTGCAAGATCAATATGATCTGGCCTATCATTTCCATCGACATCTTGGGGAATAAGATCCCTCATCCATATTGGATAATTCATAAGCTCAAGAGCGCCACAGGCTTGGTGTCCCATTGAAACCATTTGTTTAGTATATCCTATTCTTGATAGATTCTCCTCTCCTTTGCCCCCAATTAGATCTTCCATAGGGATCCTATAGTTTTAGGGCAATTGCATCAGGTAAAATTTACAACttacaatcatgatataattagAGGTTACGAAACTCAATGCATGATGCCTTACTCATTGGTGAGAGGGAGAGATTTATTTGGCCCAGGTGTGGCGTCGATATTCCTCAATTGAAGTGTGTCAGGTAGGAGTTGATGCATACGATAAACACTCACAAATTCCTCTGTCAAGGAATAGGGCACTCCATGATTTTCAGGTTTCTTCATTCCCACAAAACCACCTAAACTGGAACCTCCAACGTGCCCAAATGTATCCTTGAATTTCTTCCCTAGCAATCCATACCTGCAATATAAGTTACTACATTTTATTCATACATAGAATAGTTGATTgtataacaaaatacaaagaactagTGTATGAGAGTACTGACCAATTGGCGCGCATTCCTGCTAGAAGAGTGTCAGTTTTGAGAAGCTCGACTGTCCAATCAATGGTATGAACTTTTGCAATGACAGCAGAAGTGACAAGTCTTGCATGACGATACAAGTCCTCATCCTCCAATTTCGGATATTCTTTCTGgaaatttgaaaatcaaatcaAGTTGTAAGAATactaagaaaattcaagatctctaATATATGCATGCATAATGTAGTAGGTAATTTGCTTTATATTTTAGGTtactaatttcaattttttttggataGTAACAGGTAGTTATATATACTAAGCTAAAAACTAATAATGTTAGTACCTTCAAGGTGTCACAAACGAGATTGTGCTCTTGAATAAAGAGAGCCTGCAGTGCCAAAAGTCCAGCCCAAGGGTTGCGAACATCACCAGAGATAATATTTCCATTTTCATCTTGTTCGAGGAGCCCATCTGCTGATAGCTTCAGCTTCCCGTCTTCAAATGTTCTTACTTTCTTCAAAGCCTCTGTGTTGCTACCATAAATAGCGCTTCCATCCCTTCctcatgtaaaaaaataaaaaaaatcaatcacttaTATGATGTATACATGCACGAATATGTGATCAAAAGAATGAATAGTTTaagaacatataataaaatttccTTGATAAATATATATCTTACCACCAAGAGGTACGCCTGTTTAAGTAACCAGTTTTGATCTCATAAAAGCCTGTAGGAGTTTTCTTGGACTTGTAAAACTTAAAGGACTTGAGAGGGCACTCACTTGCAACTTCTTCAGGTGCCCTTAGTTCAATCTGTTGATCACCAAATTAATGTTACTGACAAATTAGAGTACATGATAAATTATATtcacaacaacatatccaataaaACTCCACAAGTAAGGTAtgaggaggatagagtgtacgcaaatCTTGCCATTTTCAAATTGCTTATGAAAAAGGGCCTAAGAAGAAATACTAGGCTAACCTGGTGAGTATCTTCCAAGTGATCGATccaatcatgaatcataaattgTATCCAAGAGGCTGCTATCATGTTGAATTGTTTTCCTGTGTCCATAAAGTTTTTACGTGCTAGCAGCTTTGTTGCCACTACCATTGGATCTGGCTTCTTTAACTgtaatttaagaaagaaattatattatatttcttATAACTTATGGCCTTAAATATGCAGCAACATTCGATAAACTTATTTTCTATCAAGAAATAGATTTAAAATTAAGGTAACAATTAGTcagaaatgtaaaaataaaaatttgtgaaaaatatttaCATTCATCCGTAGGCGAGGAcgaattatattttattccaacTTCCTATTCAAGACATTGAACCCCCGCTAACTCGTAAAAAGATTATTGATTGTCCACACGTGATGTACTCATCAAAGCCATAATTAACAAATTTCAGATAGCCAGACATGCAGATATATAAAATTAGcagtaacatttttttttttaatttttatttgacaAGTTCAAAAATCTACTTTACGTTCAATATAATTTGTGTTTTAGAGTCCTTAAATTAACCATTCATCATTGTCTAGTTCAAATATCATCAAGATATCTTAGTCCATCACAAGTAGATCTTTCGTTTTTTTCcacaaaaaaatcattttaatcatTATTTCTTTGAAAATGGCTAAATTCTTggatgatgaatttatttttttaagttttcagCATTGTAtagtttatatattaaaaatgaatGTATATCCATAATGTATtacaatttttatgaattttaaaagataaatttataatattagaTTCAGATAAACCTCATATTTCGTATCCGATTGTGGACCTGGTCCCCTAAGAAggtctaaatctaaaaaaaaaacttttgagaaTTGGGACCGTAGACATGCAATGCAAGGTCGCTTTTGCACTGGAGAAACATCCCTTCCATTTGAAACTGaagttttgttttttcttaaccCTCTGACAATTCAAAATttacatttctttttctttgatttttcattCAAAGTAATTGATATTCATATTAGAGGGCCCATTTCAGATATTGCTTTCAGCAAAATTTCTCAATTATCCGAGGCTTAGAATTCGAAATCTCTGATTAAGGATTGCGCAGTCCTATTACTATAACTCAATCCATGttaatttatatatttctttttcaatttctagtaACATGttggtttctttttcttttcttttttacagCTAATTAATTAACTTGGACTGCCTATATATAGAAAATCAAATATTATTCATGAATATAGAGAAtaacaatacaataataacatactttgtatattccACCAAAGTGAAATCGGAAAATCTACATACAAAGCTAGAATAAAAGATAGGGCATACAACAAATTACAAGTAAAacactataaaaatatttttaaattcgtATTGAAAAAGAATTAAACAAATATAAGTCATGTCAGTCtatattgtgaaaaaaaattggaaaaaaaaggagaaaagatgaATAGAAATGGTGAAATTGATAATAAACAATTGATGTATGTATACCTCTTAAAATAGCTAAAATATCCTTAattattaatgttatttttaaaaattatgttttgaaatagaTATTTTTAGAATTATAAGAAATATTAAGGATTCTATCGTTAAAAACTTAGTCAAACCACAAGCGCTTATATTCTTACTTCAGATTCTAAGTTATATTTTGGCAGAATatttcacacacacactatatactCTTTGTGCTAAAGTTATGTGATTTGGAAGTCCAAAGATTACTTACATCCACCTtctataataagttggagatgaCTAATTTAGGactttttgatgtattttttccAATCTTATTATAAGCACGTTGACtgtttatcaaacacataagcaAGCAAGAAAAATGCTTATAATTAGGTTTTACCATCTTATAGATTAATTAGTCAAAcacttataataaataaaactCTCTATAGTAATTTATATGGTTCACTTTCTGTTTTTTAATCAGTCTAAAAAAGATGACACGCGCATTTCTCGATTTAGCGACAATTTAACATTAAACTGTTGATTTTatctttaatgaaataatttatagtcaCACAAATATCTACTGAcacttattttatattaaaagttTATTTTTCCCCGTTAAATTTATGTCAAATCAAACGAACTAATATAAATTGGGACAGGGAGTGAGTACGTACTTTACTAGAGTTAAAAATATATTGGAGTTAGAAGTTAAATGCAAGGTTGAGTGTGGGGATTATTACAATTTACAACGTAACCCTATTAAACTAAAGTCTAAACCAAAGGCAAGAAGAAGTAGTCTTATGATAGGCACCTTGTCATGTTGATCAACAGGCATCACATTTCTaccaaagaaagaaaattgacTGCCTGCTCCTTCATTGAAAGGGTCATTGTATTTTCCATCAGCAGTTCTGTAAGGGTAATCCTCTGGATTTGATCGAACCCCGGTAGGTGTTCTACCAACGTTGATCAAATTATATTCCTGATGAAGATGCCGGCGCGCTGCGAGATAAGCTAGCCCCAAGAACACCGGTAGCCGGTGCCAAAGGATCAATTTATCAACGAAATGAACCATCTGCACGCATGCCATGTACAACAAAGGATTAAAAACAATTTCGATTGAGTGAGATAATGCTAAGAGAACAAATAAATTTATTCACGTGAGCCAACAAATTGAACAATAATAACAAATTGTAATCCCGTAAGTGGGGTTTGAGGAGCTAGGGCGGTGTGTATGTGAACCTTTCTTAATGAGCTAGCTCAATATTGTTATCTCAAAATATTCTTCAATTCAATATCGCTTAAAATTATTTAGTTAGGGtggataacaaagaaaaaaatgattaattAGTAAAGAATTACCATAAACAAAAGTTTGTCGAGGAGAGTCATGCTGTCAAAGGCAtcatgaaaatctttttgaatgaAACTACGAAGAGGAGATAGAAAGAGATTCCTGAGGGATGACATAATAAAAGACATATAATCTTGATTATTTCCCTAATAGTAGTTAGAAATATCACAATTGTAATATGGATCGGAGTGGTTCTACCCTCTATGTTTAATTTGTACATATGGACTACAAATATCCTTTCTATATATAGAGATAAGTAACATAAGCAGAAGACACAATcctaataataaattaaaaaaaatataaaacacgtttataaaaatggaaaaaatgcaGAAATTTCATAGGTTTGACAACTCTAATACTATTGGCCCGGCAAAGGATATACTGTTCCACGTAAAATTTGGAAGGTGGGAAATTATACCTTGCACGTTGAGCAATAGGACCACAAAGAAAATTCTATggtggaaaaatattttttcatggtACAATATATATCAGTATAAATGACAACATCAAATACGACTAGAAGAAATTTATTACTTTTGAAACGTTGTGATCCTATGATGTAGTTGCAGTTCAAATTCACTTTGTCTTGCGTCGGaatcttcttatttatttacgTATTTCTTTAATTCTATACGTGTGACTGAATAACGAATCACCAAAAGAGTGAAGTGATAGGATGAATAGATTTTCTTATTCTTAATCAAAAATTGTGAAGTCTTAACCCTTGTAAATGAAGAAATTACTGATAAGGAGAGTTTGGTGCTAGCGTGCCGGGACAAGTGAAATGGGTTAATATAATGGTTAAAATGGATAGTGTTTGACTTTATATAAGTTtggattaaaataaaaattctttgtgagcaaaattcaataaaaaaatgttACTAGTAGCCTTACTTATTCACTAAGTCAGTTATGAACAAGttgttagttataactaactagTGGATAGTAAAGTTTGTTAGTTAGTTATGATACTTGATCATTGTAGTAGTCTATAAATACTTGCTACATGAGAGATTGTAATCAACTAATGAAGTAGAATTTAATTCTCTTTCTCCGTGAActcttctcttcttcatcttcttcatctgtTTCTCTTCTTCCTGCTTCCCTACTGCTTCTTCTCTTGCATTAAACTTAAACATAGTGATCTACTCTAAGAATAATCACATGGTAACAAAGCCACAAAGCTAGAAGAATCAATAGCTAAGTGGTGATCATCTGCTTGAGATATCAAGCTGTTGGTTATGTTCTTGACTGATCTTGAGTCAAGATTTGTGGATAGTTTTCTGGTAATCTGCAAAAATGTGGAAGGCTTTGTCCCTTGTTTGCTAATAACTAAGATCAGAAATGTCAAATGTTGAGAATGATGGCTTAAATGGGATCCAGAACACAACAATCGACTATAATCACCCCTTGTTTCTTGGCCCTGCAGATCAGAGTGGCATTCAAATTGTTTCGTTCCAGTTAGCAAGTATGGAAAACTATTCTGTTTGGTTTTGTTCCATGAGATTTGCATTACTGGGAAGAAACAAGTTGGGCCTAGTTGAAGTTGTTTTAGTTCTTAATGGGTCTAAGCGATGTTTATATTAAACAAGAAGTCAGATCCTGCTTATGAGTTCTATGCCTACAGTTAATCAGGCTTATGCCATGATCTTGAGTGATAAGAGTCACAAATCAGTGTTTAATACTGCAGGAATTCTGGGGGCTAATCCAATGATACATTCACAAGGCGGAGATGTTGCCATGTATTCCAAAAATGTAGGTGCAACTAATCAGTTCCAGAGGTTTAAAAAGAACTATAATGTGCAATGTGAATTCTGCAAAATGAAGGGGCACACTAAGGATAGTTGCTGGAAGATCATTGGGTATCCACCAGaattcaaaaatagaaagaagCCTAAAATGGAAGGTGGTGTTGCGTATAATGTTGTACTAGATAAAGATAACTTTCCAGGTCCAAGAAATTATGTTCAGCCTGGATATCATGGAACAAGTAATCAAGGTACAGGTCATTACTCCCAGTATCATCAACTAAGAAAACTCAAGTAATAGTTGATAGAGTGAAGAATTGCACAATTTGTCCTAGTGCAAAACAACATAGATTGTCTTTCTTGAATGGCAGCATTAAGACTGTCAACTGTTTTGATATTGTGCACATTGACGTGTGGGGCCCTTATAAAATTTTCACTATGAATGAAAAAAGATTCTTCTTAACAATTGTGGATGATTTATCAAGATCTACTTGGGTTTACTTGTTGAAGTTTAAGTCTGAAGTATGTGTAATCATTCGACAGTTCATTGCTTATGTTAGAACTCAATTTGACAAAACTGTTAAAGTAGTTAAGTCAGATAATGGGACTGAGTTTGTTAATTCAGTATGCAATGATTTGTTTAAGGCTTCTGGTATCATTCATCAGAATACTTGTGCATACACACCTCAACAGAATGGTGTGGCAGAGAGGAAGCACAAGCATATTCTTGAAGTCACCAGAGCATTAAGGTTTCAAGCAGGGATACCAATATATCTGTGGGGCTATTGTGTGTTAGCTGCTGTGTATATCATAAACAGGATTCCAAGTTCAGTTTTAAAGTATCAAACTCCTTATTCAAGGTTATATGGTAAGATACCTAGCTATAGTCACCTCAGAGTTATAGGGTGTCTATGCTATGCCAGGGTATTGAATGAACATGATAAGTTAATGACTAGAGCCAAGTCTACTATGCTATTGGGATATTCTGAGGTTCAGAAGGGGTATGTGTTATATGATATAGTGGATAAAGTGGTGTTTGTGAGTCGAGATGTCTCATTTAAGGAAGACATTTTCTCTTTCACACAGAAGAGTACTTAAGTGGTTCCCCTTGTCATGTGTTTTCTTTAGAAACTCCACAGACTGTTTGGTGTAATGACAACGTGCATATGCAAACTCAGAGTGTATTGGAATCTGCACAACAAGTTGAGATAGTTGTGCCACAAGCACAAACTCAATATATACATGAAGAAGCAGTCCCACCACCTATACAAGTGGTGGTGCAAAAACCAAAAAGGTCAACCATAGGTAGAAAATCTCCAACATGGATGGCAGATTTTGTGTCTCTCAACATACACAAGGATGTTACTTATTCCATGTCCAATCAT comes from Capsicum annuum cultivar UCD-10X-F1 chromosome 2, UCD10Xv1.1, whole genome shotgun sequence and encodes:
- the LOC107860616 gene encoding alpha-dioxygenase 1-like — protein: MSFIMSSLRNLFLSPLRSFIQKDFHDAFDSMTLLDKLLFMMVHFVDKLILWHRLPVFLGLAYLAARRHLHQEYNLINVGRTPTGVRSNPEDYPYRTADGKYNDPFNEGAGSQFSFFGRNVMPVDQHDKLKKPDPMVVATKLLARKNFMDTGKQFNMIAASWIQFMIHDWIDHLEDTHQIELRAPEEVASECPLKSFKFYKSKKTPTGFYEIKTGYLNRRTSWWDGSAIYGSNTEALKKVRTFEDGKLKLSADGLLEQDENGNIISGDVRNPWAGLLALQALFIQEHNLVCDTLKKEYPKLEDEDLYRHARLVTSAVIAKVHTIDWTVELLKTDTLLAGMRANWYGLLGKKFKDTFGHVGGSSLGGFVGMKKPENHGVPYSLTEEFVSVYRMHQLLPDTLQLRNIDATPGPNKSLPLTNEIPMEDLIGGKGEENLSRIGYTKQMVSMGHQACGALELMNYPIWMRDLIPQDVDGNDRPDHIDLAALEIYRDRERSVARYNEFRRRMLQIPISKWEDLTDDEEAIKMLREVYGDDVEELDLLVGMSAEKKIKGFAISETAFFIFLIMASRRLEADKFFTSNYNEETYTKKGLEWVNTTESLKDVLDRHYPEMTGKWMNSNSAFSVWDSSPEPHNPIPIYFRVPQQ